In Topomyia yanbarensis strain Yona2022 chromosome 2, ASM3024719v1, whole genome shotgun sequence, one DNA window encodes the following:
- the LOC131680485 gene encoding zinc finger protein 454-like translates to MVQPASHSAVAAPMVAPNQALGLIAQIAATAGSVAIGSVGNTVGHTLIGMFRLPRYRARQTLRQDYAHRQHNEQVQVTISHMPPYCKQPSTKPMNAECVTKKRQLAVNKRVNAGMRPYSCDICGKAYTKGINLSRHKRIHTGEPRHRCRICGKEFFTFEQLDQHRLTHEDQAYVCDICSRKFTENSSLTRHKLIHAGERSHKCAICGKEFITSAELTRHMRMDTGEHSYKCDICGKGYVERSSLKRHQPVHIDMNLAEQIFSCDIYGRKFLEYKELTQHKLIHSKD, encoded by the exons atggtccagcctgcgtCACACTCGGCTGTCGCTGCACCAATGGTAGCTCCCAACCAGGCACTTGGATTAATTGCTCAAATCGCAGCTACTGCTGGTAGTGTAGCGATCGGCTCCGTCGGTAATACCGTTGGACATACCCTCATCGGAATGTTCAGGCTGCCCCGGTATCGGGCGAGgcaaacactccggcaggactaTGCTC ACAGACAACACAATGAGCAAGTCCAGGTGACAATTTCACACATGCCACCGTACTGCAAACAACCATCAACAAAACCTATGAATGCGGAATGTGTGACCAAGAAGAGACAGCTGGCAGTTAACAAGCGCGTAAATGCCGGCATGCGACCGTACTCCTGTGATATTTGCGGTAAAGCATACACCAAGGGTATAAATCTAAGCCGGCACAAACGTATACACACCGGCGAACCACGACACCGTTGTCGGATATGTGGCAAAGAATTTTTCACTTTTGAGCAATTGGATCAGCACCGGCTTACCCATGAAGATCAGGCTTACGTTTGCGATATCTGCAGTAGGAAGTTTACCGAAAACAGTAGTCTCACGCGACACAAACTTATCCATGCGGGTGAGAGATCGCACAAGTGCGCTATTTGTGGTAAAGAATTCATAACTAGTGCTGAACTCACTCGCCACATGCGCATGGATACTGGCGAGCATTCGTATAAGTGTGATATCTGTGGCAAAGGCTACGTAGAAAGAAGCAGTTTGAAACGTCACCAGCCTGTTCACATCGATATGAATCTTGCGGAACAGATATTTAGTTGCGACATCTATGGTAGAAAGTTTCTTGAATATAAAGAACTTACGCAGCACAAACTTATCCACAGCAAAGATTGA
- the LOC131680486 gene encoding uncharacterized protein LOC131680486, with product MDDVITGSDDVETALEMRFQLDKMMSRGGFKLRKWASNCSKVLDDIPPEDLAIKDSEKVTLDPTASVKTLGLTWLPKPDVLRFQFNIPELEEDTKLSKRQILIQQFMGELPASRVTVSRPFSRAGVDYFGPVYLRPAPRRPAVKAYVAPFICLCTKAVHLELVSDLSTDRFLQAQRRFVARRGKCTDIFSDNGINFVGARNKLREFLMLLKDKTHREAVSTACSTEGIQWHFSPPSAPHFGGLWEAAVRSAKKHLLKAIGENPVSPEDFTTLLVQVEGCLNSRPLTSMSEDPNDLEPLTPSHFLVGASLQAFPEPNLENVQLNRLNKWQLMQRKLQDFWRRWRREYLYQLQARTKRWKPPVQIEVGKLVVIQDDNLPPMRWRMGRIHKLHPGDDQVVRVVTVKTAGGMLTRPVEKLCILPLPDSDDDVEAEDNPSNSLV from the exons ATGGACGATGTCATCACAGGATCAGACGACGTTGAAACGGCGCTGGAAATGCGATTTCAATTGGACAAGATGATGTCGAGGGgaggtttcaaactaagaaAATGGGCTTCCAATTGCTCCAAGGTGCTGGACGATATCCCACCCGAAGATTTGGCGATTAAAGATTCCGAGAAGGTTACTCTGGATCCAACGGCTTCCGTAAAAACTCTAGGCCTAACATGGCTGCCAAAACCCGATGTACTAAGGTTCCAAttcaatattccagagttggaAGAGGATACTAAGCTTTCGAAGCGTCAGATCTT AATTCAGCAATTCATGGGGGAGCTGCCAGCATCCAGAGTTACAGTATCACGTCCATTCTCCCGAGCTGGCGTCGATTATTTCGGTCCAGTTTATCTTCGACCAGCACCGCGACGGCCCGCTGTGAAAGCCTATGTCGCGCCTTTCATTTGCCTGTGTACCAAGGCCGTTCATCTAGAGCTTGTTTCGGATTTGTCGACTGATCGGTTCCTTCAAGCTCAACGTCGATTTGTCGCGAGACGAGGGAAATGTACCGACATATTTTCGGATAACGGCATTAACTTCGTCGGGGCTAGGAATAAACTGCGAGAGTTCCTTATGCTATTAAAGGACAAAACCCACCGAGAAGCTGTGTCTACGGCTTGTTCTACAGAAGGCATTCAATGGCATTTTTCACCACCTAGCGCCCCACATTTCGGAGGCCTCTGGGAGGCAGCAGTTCGATCTGCTAAAAAACACCTACTGAAGGCCATCGGTGAAAATCCGGTATCACCGGAAGATTTTACAACACTACTCGTGCAGGTGGAAGGATGCCTCAATTCCCGACCGCTAACGTCCATGTCAGAAGATCCCAATGATCTAGAACCGTTGACGCCATCGCACTTCCTTGTCGGAGCCTCGCTTCAAGCCTTTCCTGAACCCAATCTTGAAAATGTGCAGCTCAACCGTCTGAATAAATGGCAGTTAATGCAACGCAAGCTTCAAGATTTTTGGCGCAGATGGCGCCGGGAATACCTGTACCAACTCCAAGCTAGGACCAAACGCTGGAAACCACCAGTTCAAATCGAGGTGGGCAAGCTGGTCGTGATCCAAGACGACAATCTGCCCCCAATGCGATGGAGAATGGGAAGGATACACAAACTCCATCCTGGCGACGATCAGGTAGTACGCGTCGTTACCGTCAAAACAGCTGGTGGAATGCTAACACGCCCTGTAGAAAAATTATGCATTCTACCGCTACCAGACTCCGATGATGACGTCGAAGCAGAGGACAACCCATCCAACAGTCTGGTGTAA